Below is a genomic region from Pyrococcus kukulkanii.
TTGCATCGGCTAAGGGACATGGAGAGGAGGAAGTAGAAAGAGTTGCCAAGCTGTTCAATATCGGCTTTCTCGAGAAGAGAATAGGAGGATATTCCTCCGGAATGTTAAAGAAGCTAAGTGTGGCTCAGGCTTTTATAGGAGAACCAAAGCTCATATTCTTAGATGAACCTCTAGCCAACCTTGACTTCAAGAGTATTGCTAAGTTTGTTCGGCTTATGAAGAAGTTAAAAACAAGTGAAGAAGCAAGCTTTGTTGTTATCAGCCATATTTGGGAACCTCTACTCCCACTTGCTGACAAGGTTCTCGTTATCGCAGATGGAAAGCTCGTGCTTGAGGGGGATGTGGATGACGTGCAGGAGAAAGTTGAGATGCTTTTCAGGCCAAAGGTGGATATCGAAGAGTGATGCATAAATTGGAACCTTTGAGTTAATACGCTATGGGGAACATAATAACAAGTCTAGGTATATTATATGATCTCAGATATTTTTTATGGAACTTGATCAAGCTGTTGCAACTATATGCAAAAATTATGCATGTTGACAAACCGGGGGAGAATGGAGTTGGAGGTTTCGGAATTTTCCTCAAACTTATAGTCAGGAATCCTTACAAGATCTAAGCAATTGCGTCAATACAGTCTTGGGTTTTAGTAGTTCTTTCCCTAACGTACTGTCCGACCCGCCAGTGTTCCTTTTGAATCCAGTAAACTTCCTCCTTAATCCTGAGAGCGGCCGTTGATGTGGGAGCCATTGATGCTTTATCCTCTGCAATACCACTAATCCTCACAGCTATCTTCCGGGGATACGTTCATAAGAACATGCAAGCCTCTTACATGCTTGAGAAGCCTTTCTAACCTCAATTTTTATTTCTGGGCAGTATGGAGACTTCATTGGAAGTTGTGACAATGGAAAGCTGAAATCCATTAAGCTTGTCAAAGGAGCATTAGGTATTTATAGTGCACTAGCCGTAATACTATACTGGTGATATGTAATGGTAACCGTAACAAAGAAATACCAAGTCACTATACCCAAGGAAGTGAGAGAGGCCCTTGGAATAAAGGCTGGGGACGAAGTTGTATTCGTGAAAACAAAGGAGGGGTATGTAATTAAACGTCTCGAAGACTTCGTTAAAGAGATGGCGGATCTTGCAAAAGACATCGATGAAACTATAGAAGAAACTAGAGAAGGTCTCAGTAAAATATTCAGGGAGGTTCATGAATGAAAGTTGTTCTCGATACAAATGTTTTCCATAATTGGAAGTTCTTACTTTGGCTGAAAGATTCTCCGTATTCTCCTGTCACAAGTTCAATAGCATATGCCGAGTACCTCTACCACCAATCTAAGAAACTAGGTAGCATTGAAGAAGGAAAAAGTGCTGTTGATACACTGTTTCAGAGTATTCGCATTGAGGTCATGGAATTTGATAAAGAATGTGCCGTAGAAACTGTGAGAGCTGTCTGGGGAAGATGGGGCTTTAGAAAAAAATGCGAGGGATTATATGATAGGAGCGCTAGCAGTAAAGCTGAATGCTCCCTTGATAACATATAACAAAAAGCACTTCGAGTGGTATGATAAAGTATATACCCCCGAGGAATTTATGGAGCTTTTGAAATAATCCAGCGTTATCTTAATAACCTTGAGTAATTTTTAAATCATTAAAAAGAATAGAATACTAAGAGGCGGGAAGAATGAAAGTGCTGAGTACTGGAATCAAAAAGTTGGACAATATTGTTGGCGGAGGAATCGTTGAGGACACGGTATTTACAATAATCTATGATACCTACTCTTATGGCTGGGCTCTTGGCATTAAGATCCTCCTAAACAGAATAAGGGAAGGAGACTTTGGGGTAATATTAAACACCGTGCTTCCAATATCATCGTTGGACTTAGAAACTGGACTATTTGGACTAAAAATTAGAGAAGAGGGTGAAAAAGGGAATTTAGTCGTTATAGATCTATTTGCAACTGCAAATGGGATAAACTATCCACACGACTACGTTTACACAATTGGTAGCTTAGATCCATCAACTTATCTACCAAAGTTCCTTTCAGTCTACAGGAAAATCCTTGAGGAAAAAATAAAGGACAAGAGACCCGTAGGGATAGTTATAACCATGGATGGGTATAAGTTGCTCATGGGAGAGAATCACTCAATAAAGCTAGTTCAAAAATCTGTTGCAATTAAAGAGACCGCTAGAATCACGGAAAAAAGAAAGAGGCCAATAAATATTTGGCTCCTA
It encodes:
- a CDS encoding ABC transporter ATP-binding protein; its protein translation is MIVAENLIKRFGSIYALRGVTTEIPEGMTLILGPNGGGKSTFLKLATGIYRPTSGKIYVFGEDPWKSEKIKEMIGVSYDPPSFPKFITGREWLMLFASAKGHGEEEVERVAKLFNIGFLEKRIGGYSSGMLKKLSVAQAFIGEPKLIFLDEPLANLDFKSIAKFVRLMKKLKTSEEASFVVISHIWEPLLPLADKVLVIADGKLVLEGDVDDVQEKVEMLFRPKVDIEE
- a CDS encoding AbrB/MazE/SpoVT family DNA-binding domain-containing protein, which gives rise to MVTVTKKYQVTIPKEVREALGIKAGDEVVFVKTKEGYVIKRLEDFVKEMADLAKDIDETIEETREGLSKIFREVHE
- a CDS encoding PIN domain-containing protein → MKVVLDTNVFHNWKFLLWLKDSPYSPVTSSIAYAEYLYHQSKKLGSIEEGKSAVDTLFQSIRIEVMEFDKECAVETVRAVWGRWGFRKKCEGLYDRSASSKAECSLDNI